Proteins encoded by one window of Companilactobacillus ginsenosidimutans:
- a CDS encoding GNAT family N-acetyltransferase, whose translation MNKIKVSNSLNSNVYKDGLEIRTTVFVGEQNVPQELEIADEDNRTYTTLYVNEQPAATARYFPTADNGLHIQRVAVLKEFRHKGLASELLDKIAIDAKIQKFDYLVLGAQDQANGFYQSLGYKVIGDQYEEAGILHHDMRKDL comes from the coding sequence TTGAACAAAATCAAAGTTTCAAATAGCTTAAATTCTAACGTTTATAAGGACGGATTAGAAATCCGAACAACTGTATTCGTTGGTGAGCAAAACGTGCCTCAGGAGCTTGAAATTGCCGATGAAGATAATCGCACGTACACAACACTATATGTAAACGAACAACCTGCAGCAACAGCTCGATATTTTCCAACTGCGGATAACGGATTACATATTCAACGTGTGGCAGTCCTAAAAGAATTTCGTCACAAAGGACTGGCCTCAGAACTGCTCGATAAAATTGCGATTGACGCTAAGATTCAAAAGTTTGATTATCTTGTATTAGGTGCTCAAGATCAAGCAAATGGTTTTTATCAATCACTTGGTTACAAAGTTATTGGCGACCAATATGAAGAAGCTGGAATTTTACATCATGACATGCGCAAAGACTTATAA
- a CDS encoding gamma-glutamyl-gamma-aminobutyrate hydrolase family protein, translated as MSKLIGITADVYLGTTSVINQKRADFVPHPLVEAVLAAGGIPVGLPYLPADKIDTLFDRLDGIIFTGGPDVDPTFMGEEPIPQLAITDRPRDIFEIGLVKMAAEKHFPILGICRGTHVINVALGGTIYQDLNVQYGEPNLLKHHQDAPGNLPTHHVSIAPSALQNTLGNSAYVNSRHHQAVKKPANGLKIVATAPDGVIEGIENSDASIQAVQWHPENMWQDDAKELNLFKDYIKRIQ; from the coding sequence ATGAGTAAACTTATTGGAATTACTGCGGATGTTTATTTAGGCACTACCTCAGTGATCAATCAAAAACGAGCCGACTTTGTACCTCATCCATTGGTCGAAGCAGTCTTAGCTGCCGGTGGAATTCCTGTTGGATTGCCCTATTTACCAGCAGATAAAATTGACACATTATTCGACCGCTTGGATGGAATAATTTTCACAGGTGGGCCTGACGTCGATCCCACATTCATGGGAGAAGAACCAATCCCTCAGTTAGCAATTACGGATAGACCTCGTGATATCTTCGAAATCGGTCTAGTTAAGATGGCCGCTGAAAAACATTTCCCAATTTTAGGAATTTGCCGTGGAACTCATGTGATTAATGTGGCGCTGGGTGGAACAATCTATCAAGATTTGAATGTTCAATATGGTGAGCCAAACTTGTTGAAGCATCATCAAGACGCACCGGGAAATCTGCCAACTCACCACGTATCGATTGCCCCTTCTGCTCTTCAAAATACTCTTGGAAATAGCGCGTACGTTAATTCACGCCATCATCAAGCTGTTAAGAAACCTGCAAATGGATTGAAAATTGTGGCGACTGCACCTGATGGTGTAATCGAAGGTATAGAAAACTCCGACGCCAGTATTCAAGCAGTCCAGTGGCACCCTGAGAATATGTGGCAGGACGATGCTAAAGAACTGAATTTATTTAAGGATTATATTAAACGTATCCAATAA
- a CDS encoding DUF421 domain-containing protein: MELSYADLALKLVIGFFFMVIQINLLGKGNLAPTNAMDAVQNYVLGGIVGGMIYNQQISLLQFSMVLLIWTLIVFVAKFLTNHNNFFKRIIDGSPKQIVTNGHINVDLALKSGLSASDLSFKLRQSGVTDIRDVKRAVFEQNGQLTIVMRNEANIKYPIVLDGKVNQDELDILEKDQEWVEHKLAENHLKLSEVYLATYINGKVTAYKY, translated from the coding sequence GTGGAACTATCATACGCTGATTTGGCTCTAAAATTAGTCATAGGCTTCTTTTTCATGGTTATCCAGATAAACTTACTGGGTAAGGGTAATTTGGCTCCTACAAACGCTATGGATGCTGTCCAAAACTATGTATTAGGTGGAATTGTTGGTGGTATGATCTATAATCAACAAATATCACTCCTACAATTTTCGATGGTATTACTAATTTGGACATTGATTGTTTTCGTAGCTAAATTTTTGACTAACCACAATAATTTTTTCAAAAGAATAATCGATGGATCACCTAAACAGATCGTCACCAATGGACATATCAATGTCGATCTTGCTTTAAAGAGTGGGTTATCTGCCAGTGATTTGTCATTTAAACTCCGTCAATCTGGAGTTACTGATATTAGGGATGTTAAGCGTGCTGTGTTCGAGCAAAATGGACAGTTAACAATAGTTATGAGAAATGAAGCTAATATTAAATATCCAATCGTGCTTGATGGAAAGGTTAATCAAGATGAACTGGATATTTTAGAAAAAGACCAAGAATGGGTTGAGCACAAACTTGCTGAGAATCATTTAAAGCTATCCGAAGTTTACTTAGCAACGTATATCAACGGGAAAGTTACCGCTTACAAATATTAA
- a CDS encoding ISL3 family transposase encodes MVKNGFINNLIVAPFLTLRPTYIHLKRQKYLCKSCHSIFVAQTDFVWEYCQISQPVRQMILTEAAHNSSLKDIARRFNVSDRTVQRVIDIEAEKHFDHSTEFLPRHIAFDKFKSTNKMSFIWCDSDTKRLGEILEKRTSYQIQKYFERFPLKVRRRVRTVTLDLNAGHINLVPKLFPKAKIVADRSHIVQMISRSLNAKRIQVMKTQPKLSRTYRFMKRAWKLFLKPWEKIEQKEVVYQRSVGYNETELNLITMCLDLDESFKKTYETYQSALKAIKTGNAMELNKVIDSYKKLDNPMDTTFKTFKKHRGPVLNVLKYSYSNGVVEGMIGRIKKIKNSAYGYKNLGNFITRIKLQMVWIPANA; translated from the coding sequence ATTGTTAAGAACGGTTTTATCAATAACCTGATAGTGGCACCATTTCTTACTCTTCGACCAACTTATATCCACTTAAAGAGACAAAAATATTTGTGTAAATCATGTCATTCAATTTTTGTTGCTCAAACAGATTTTGTTTGGGAATACTGCCAGATATCACAGCCAGTTAGGCAGATGATACTTACAGAGGCTGCACACAACAGTTCTTTGAAAGACATTGCTCGTAGATTCAATGTCTCTGACAGAACTGTACAGAGAGTTATTGATATCGAAGCTGAAAAGCACTTTGATCATAGTACAGAGTTTTTACCAAGACACATCGCCTTTGATAAGTTCAAATCCACAAATAAGATGAGTTTTATTTGGTGTGACAGCGATACAAAACGACTCGGTGAAATACTTGAAAAGAGGACATCATATCAAATTCAAAAATACTTTGAACGTTTTCCTCTTAAAGTCAGGAGACGTGTTAGAACCGTTACACTTGATTTGAATGCTGGGCATATCAACTTAGTTCCTAAGTTGTTCCCAAAGGCAAAGATAGTCGCGGACAGATCCCATATCGTTCAGATGATAAGTCGATCATTGAATGCAAAGCGTATTCAAGTGATGAAAACACAGCCCAAACTAAGTCGAACCTACAGGTTCATGAAACGAGCATGGAAACTATTCCTAAAACCATGGGAAAAGATAGAACAGAAGGAAGTTGTTTACCAAAGAAGTGTTGGATATAACGAAACAGAACTGAATTTAATTACGATGTGTCTAGACTTAGACGAATCATTCAAGAAAACATACGAGACTTACCAGTCTGCTCTGAAGGCCATTAAAACAGGCAATGCAATGGAACTTAACAAAGTTATAGACTCATATAAGAAGCTAGATAATCCCATGGACACAACATTCAAGACATTTAAGAAACATAGAGGTCCAGTATTGAACGTGCTTAAGTATAGTTATTCGAACGGCGTTGTAGAAGGAATGATAGGACGAATCAAAAAGATTAAGAACTCAGCTTATGGATACAAGAACCTGGGTAACTTTATTACTCGCATAAAACTACAAATGGTTTGGATTCCCGCTAACGCTTAA
- a CDS encoding membrane protein, producing the protein MPKVGEHFKKRLGYLSFAIVLDAAANALMISSNMGSAVWMASGVNISSLIHVPYGTTLFVYAVLVSITNQILLRKFDAHIFISNLLFSLPFSYLVGFFTWAYKPLGFDQMNIVVRLIIDILGLIGVSAGTSIYQRCNLIQHPNDELAYLLRFKYLHGSAGWGQLFSYTPPVVIMIICFAITGNILSVGIGTILAMFIQGIIIGWSDKLIVPSLKHHLRIGKTN; encoded by the coding sequence TTGCCAAAAGTTGGGGAACATTTTAAAAAGAGGTTAGGTTATTTAAGTTTTGCCATTGTACTGGATGCCGCCGCAAATGCACTAATGATTTCGAGTAATATGGGAAGTGCCGTCTGGATGGCTTCTGGAGTCAATATTTCTAGTTTGATCCATGTGCCATATGGAACGACGTTATTTGTGTACGCTGTATTAGTTTCAATTACCAATCAGATATTATTGAGAAAATTTGATGCACATATTTTTATTTCCAACTTGTTATTCTCATTGCCATTTAGTTATTTGGTTGGTTTTTTCACTTGGGCGTATAAGCCTTTAGGGTTTGATCAAATGAATATAGTAGTCAGACTGATTATAGATATTTTAGGCTTGATTGGAGTTTCAGCAGGAACGTCGATATATCAGCGTTGTAATTTAATCCAACATCCCAATGATGAATTAGCATATTTATTGAGATTCAAATATCTTCACGGATCAGCCGGTTGGGGGCAATTGTTCAGTTACACGCCACCAGTTGTAATTATGATTATCTGTTTTGCCATTACTGGAAATATTTTGTCAGTTGGAATAGGTACTATCCTGGCGATGTTCATTCAAGGAATTATCATTGGATGGTCAGATAAGCTAATCGTGCCATCGTTAAAACATCATTTACGAATTGGAAAAACTAATTAA